One segment of Eschrichtius robustus isolate mEscRob2 chromosome 3, mEscRob2.pri, whole genome shotgun sequence DNA contains the following:
- the LOC137760632 gene encoding renin-like, translating into MPSVWKSRKEQGGTNVARLCAKWSQFTKRLSFGNGNGSAVLINHLDAQLLTSSPSPFSLGPKTFFPARETPESLSPSAHHERRQGESAVCNPEEGPHRNQPCWHPDLSLPASRTVHPTSCFPPIKSSSLSAACGDTQDLWASLQPGGVSDPHPGQQALGEPLSALSRDETCSKLLDLEIRYEQETRGHWSNTASDSEDGEEGEGPEKSQRKCKQGDEPQVVLTHQYSLTAWPVTQALPLLCSPGVPAPPEATQTQGVEDCRQVPSLRDRSSHLRGRANTLTGADNVLQERPLSGREEGWLGTLEGDKLLHTDDMLDQWFSNLAACSCPLGSF; encoded by the exons ATGCCCTCAGTCTGGAAAAGCCGGAAGGAGCAAGGAGGCACGAACgtggccaggctctgtgctaagtggAGCCAGTTCACCAAGAGACTGTCCTTCGGCAACGGCAACGGCTCTGCCGTCCTCATCAACCACCTGGACGCCCAGCTCCTCACTTCCTCCCCGTCTCCTTTCTCTCTTGGACCTAAGACTTTCTTTCCTGCAAG agagaccccagagagtCTCTCACCCTCTGCCCACCACGAGAGGAGACAAGGGGAGTCCGCAGTCTGCAACccggaagagggccctcaccggaaccaaccatgctggcaccctgacctcagccttccagcctccagaact GTTCACCCAACCTCTTGCTTCCCCCCCATCAAGAGCAGCTCTCTTTCTGCTGCTTGCGGTGACACCCAGGACCTCTGGGCCTCTCTCCAGCCTGGGGGTGTTTCTGACCCCCACCCAG GTCAGCAAGCCTTGGGGGAGCCGCTGTCAGCTTTGAGCAGGGATGAGACCTGCTCCAAGCTGTTGGATTTAGAAATACGGTATGAGCAGGAGACAAGGGGTCATTGGAGTAACACTGCCAGTGAcagtgaggatggagaggaaggtgaGGGTCCAGAGAAATCTCAGAG AAAATGCAAGCAAGGAGATGAGCCCCAAGTGGTCCTGACCCACCAGTACTCCCTGACCGCCTGGCCAGTCACACAGGCTCTGCCCCTCCTCTGCTCACCCGGTGTCCCTGCTCCGCCTGAAGCCACCCAAACCCAA GGTGTCGAGGACTGTAGGCAGGTGCCCAGCCTCCGAGACCgctcctcccacctcagaggcagagccaACACGCTCACTGGTGCAGACAATGTATTACAGGAGCGTCCCCTCAGTGGCAGAGAAGAAGGGTGGCTGGGGACCCTCGAAGGGGATAAGTTATTACACACAGATGACAtgctagaccagtggttctcaaacttggctgcatGTTCATGTCCCCTGGGGAGTTTTTAG